The nucleotide window ATGGCATTGTATCTGATGCTTTCATGCGTCAAAGCCATTCTATTCTTTTCATCCTTACATTCCAGATCCGCTATAATTTCATCGTTCTTAGAAATAATCTCGTTAGCTTGTGTAAGTTTACTTTGAAGATCATTATTCTTCATCTGCAGTTCTATCAATCTGCCGAATcgataaatatcgattttaaaaaagctcgatcgaatatttttaataataaaaataacaaagatactaacttttttttcatatcgtCCATATCATTTGTTTTCTCCTTCAACATATTGACGGTGTGCTGTAGGCCATCTATCTGTTGATTTAATTTGCGCATCTGTTCTCTCTGTGCTCTTAATTCCTCGTTTTGCGCGGTGTTCATATCGAGAAGATCAACGTTTTCGCTTTCTAACACGAGAAGATCTTTGTGCAGCCTCTCAATCTCCAAGTCTCTCTTATTTATTACAGCTTCCAACACCTTCTCCTTCTCCAACATTCTTTTCCTTATCTGCTCTTGAATCAAACAATCTCCTTCACCTCTCTGCAACATATGCTCTGctactttttgttttaatttcgtAATCTCAAGATCTTTCTTTTGCAGCTCCTGCTGTTGCTTCGTAAACTCTTTAACGATCTGCACATGATAATCTCCGGCTCCTTAACGAATTTGTATAATTGTCAATGAAAACGTGTCACGAAGAAACTGCTTTATATGTTATACCTTGAAGAACTGTAGATATCTCGTGTATCTTGTTGATGGAGCGTTTGATATGCGTCGCGAGGGCATGATCGATTTCTTCGTACGAAATGACTTCGTTCAATTCCACCTTTTCCGATTCTTCGGAACACATCGCACTAGAGTCAATATCATCCGACTGAATCTGAACGTTAACTAATTCTTTCGATGAATGACAATCGCCGCAATTAGTCGACGTGGAGTCTTCTGTAATATCGAACCTTATTAGAATCTGTGCACAGGTATTACAGATTATCTATCAATACGCAATCGTATATCGATCCATATGTCAACatgtaataagatataatctGGGTTCAATGTCCGAATTATTTCCTATGCAtgtcctattattatttaacttatgCCTAGGAATATACCTGCAGCCGGCTGGATCGATCCGTGTCCGGTATCAAAATCTGTGTTTGTAATCTCGCTGACGGACTCTTGGCTGTAACAAGCCACATAAGCCTTTAAGTTATCTATTTCCCGCAGACGATTACGTCGTTCTAGTTTACACTCCTCCAACTCGGCTATGAACGCTTTTAAAGCGGACAACGCGCTCTGGACATCTAAGCAAGTATCGTGCTCGCACTTGGTGTACTCGCAAATCCCCTCATACGCTATCTTAGACTCGTCCAAATTGTTCAAACTATTTTTCAGCATGTTAGTCAGATTACCAACTTCCCGCTCCATGCAAATTAGCTGCATTTCGCACTGCGAGATCTTCTCGTTTTTGACCTGAATCTCATTTTTCAAGTTGGCCACTACATCATTCATCTCTACCTGATCGTGAACACAATTTTACTATGTATCTATTTATACACTTCTccgtaaaatcaatttaaggTTTAGAATTAGAACTGATTATGATGCGTATCACAGGCATCTAGTAATcgatataacatatattatacctaattatttttacaaaacgcGATATTGTTaatccttttatatatttactatattttatatattgcttgtaaaatttatttttagacctgtgaaaaaaaagaaagtctttcattaaaacattatctctatattttcttacaatctcttcttttttttttgtatttaaaactGTAACTCTCTGTGTACCTTCAATAATCGATAAGTCTGtacaaatgataaaatttaattatgtatatttttatagcttaAGGTAACGTGTGACGTACTGATTACgtacattttcaaaaaaaaaatctatttcctGTTATTAATTGACTTgacattaaaattgtaaaaatataatgtgataCACGAAACCAAATGACGCACCTCACGAGTATCGGCCGTAACAGACATTTGCTTTATCAACGTCAATAGTCGTTTTATTTCGTCTTCTCTGTCCGCCAACGTGCAACTTTGCTCACGATATTGCTTCTGAAGCATATCCCGCTCCCGCcaaacatttttcacttgcTCTAAAGCAATACCGCAGCTTTCCGCCTCTTTTGATAAATGCTCCATCTCTTTCACCTTCCGCTAATttatcagaattttatatacatattaatcgttttttatacacattaaatCGTAGTCGAATTCAATTTCTCTAAACGATTATATGACGTAATATATGCTACGTCTCACGTACTAACCGCAAGAGATTCGTTTTCTACGGAAAGTAATTCTGCTTGTTTAACTTCTTGTCTAAGTTTTTGGATTTCCTGCGATTGGATATAACAAACTTGACATTTTCTACCTAATTCCATCTTCAACTGATCCACCAGACACTCGGAAGAGGAAAGCTAAGTAGTGGGTGGATAGTATAAAACTTAGTTAAAAATAacgatagtaaaaaaaaacaatagtaAAATCTCAgttaaaataaacatgtatgattatataaaaaataatttgtataaaaattttattcgagaaatactatatatattacttttacacTTAAATTTTCCACTTCGATATTCCGCTTgtcgtttattattttcaacttttcttGCAAGATCTAcgatataagatttaaataattatacaaattttgaattaacgtagttaacaataaatattgatttacattaaaattacgtctcaaaatatttgcattttcgtCTTCTTCTTTTAACAATGTTTGTAAATGTTTATTCAATTCTCGTAGCTCTTCTAGCTCATCTTCCTTCATCTAAAAAGTAAAGATGAGTAAAGCtctgtgtataaatatatttgttacaaaatcttgttttgataaaaatttcattcaatCAATATTGTTTCGTACACCAAGTTCGTTCTTCAAAACGATAATTTCCGAatctttttgaataattactCCCTTATGATTTTTCTCACAAACTTCGGAATCCAAGTTTATTCTTAACTCGCTTTCAGACGTGGATACGCTTTCGGTACTTTCACAGTATTGACTAGAGGACGAGTCGACGTTAGATTGTCCATCGTAAACGTCATTTTTATACTTGTCCGTTTGTACACCTATTTCACAAACATCTTGCATCACTTGGGAGGATGCGTCAACATACTCGATACAAGTACTCGTTTGATCACTATACtctgcaaaatttattacaattcaaAGTGCAAAGTATAGATtactcttcaatttttaaaactatttcgTAAAAAGGattaattctacattttaatccttataaaataactttttattacgagtgaaatttttttacctcgCGCACATCTCGCTTCGGTTAATATATCACAAGATGTTACACGCGATACGagataagtattatttttcgataatgGTTTCTCGTTCAAATTCTCTCTCAAAACGTGCGTATTAGTTAGTAAAAGATTGTGGATTCCTCCATCGTATCGAAATCTCCTGGGGTGAAAATACATCGATAGATACGTGTCGGAACGTTGCAAAGCAGCAATCTTATTTGCGTTAAATGATCCACGTCCTTCCTGAGAAAGCGGTCTTATTATAGCTTCAACTTTCATTTCTTCTGTCTCATTAATTACGGTGGCAACTTCGTCCTACAACGGAAAGGACTGTTGTCACTCGACTAGAAATAGCGCATTTTAACATGCGCTTAATTTATTCAAGAAGCTTACGAAATTTTCCAGATATTTCTGTTGTTCCGAAGTAAGTTTCAAGGATTTATATTTTCGCAGTTCTCGCCGCACAACGCGAAGCTCATTTTGAGCTTGAGCCGTAAGTCCTATCATGTTTTCCATTATCACATTAAATGGTATCACTCTTCCTGGCTGTATAAAAAGGAATGAGATAATACACGTTCTCTGTTTTTCTCTAacatgattaatttaataaatatgcatgtatactgaatataatgcatattgaataatatgcTAAATAACATATGCATGCTgtaaatatctagaaatataaactcagaatataaatataaaatataaacatgaaatataaacgtaaaatataaatatgaaagataaataaaaagcatttCACTTATTCTTTTccataataaataacagtccatatttcaaaattattcatttaaaaattcctgAATTTCTTATGTAGAAATaattacgttatatatatgtattgtgtctgtgtgtgtaaagtatatttatatctaataaataacgcGGTTCGTATTCGGAAAGAATGAAGACATTCGCAATTAAAACAAACCGCAGGATCATGTTCGTTGAGCTCGCGAAAGTAACGCGTACTCTCTAAGGTGTTTGGACTCCAAGCTCGGACGTCCGTACACGAATTGTACAGCTTCAAACGACCTTCCGATCTTTTTTTCGGTAAGACGTAATCCCCATAAATCAAGGGTACACCACTGCTTGGTCTGCCCGCCAAAAAGATGCGCGGTCCATGCTCGGCGTAAGACATGCTGTTTGgtgttttaaattcttcttacGATCGGATGTGTACAAGATTTTCGCCGCTCCCTTAAGCTTAATAAATGACCGTTAAGCGcctaatttttacaaaaatcatGACCCATGTAAGGTTACAGATTTTGGTGTTGACTGtaccatattttatttatacaccaTAGTAACGGCAAAACGGGACGAGAAGACATTTCGGATTTCGATACGCAAGATAATTAGAGGAAcatggaattttatatgaaattaggtgagtaaataatagggtaaattagaaaatacaataaaatatctttattttataagctGCCATTAAGAATTACAGCGTTAATAAGTACTTTCGTCCTCGTAATGTATTAACTATCTCATTCATATTAAGAATTACACGACTATTgcgtaaaatatatctctaattTCATCTCATGAAGACTAATTTAGCACTGGCATCCCTCCACATAACAACTACGGCTCAATAAAGCGCTAAGTACAGATGAAAAAGAAACTTCTTACAAATGTTCGCACTCTATTTGGTTAAGTACAAAAATGATCTCTCATTTAGAGCAACGATAATACATACagattaaatctaaaatcatCTTAATCCTCTAAGTCATTCTTTCATTGAGAAAaaccactctctctctctctctctctctctctctttgactCGCATATCATAACtatttttcttaagaaaaacatctcttttaaatattatacatgatcTGTGACACATGAATGTTCGACCTAAGATAAGAACActcgagaattaaaaaaaaacatgcaaaatatatattagcgATATATTCGACGGAATCGATAATACGATTAATAATTTGGCAACCGATAAGATCGTTAAAACTTATCGCGGAAGTCCAAGTGATATCTTGCGATTGCGAAGAACTAACTCAATACAGAATAATCTAggagagatattatatatatatatatatatatatatatatatatatatatataaatatatatatatatatctatatatacacacacacacacacatacacacacatacgctcGTTTTTCCGAATTAAGTAGAAAAAATGGGATCgagtgcatataaaaatagattcacGCATAACTATGGAGGCAGTATAGATTTCTTAGAATATTATCTcgctctcttctcttttcaatgatgtaaatatataattggaatgtaataatgttttctaatattaattccACTTTGATAAAGGCACACAAGATATACAAACAACAGTATTTTACACATGAAAATAGGATCGTTATTCTCCTGATGCTTCCATCGATACCGCCCTAAAACGTATTTTCTCAGTCTGCGATTAGATAACAGATaacagataaaaatgaaattaaaattcgaaaacTTTAACAGTCTAAACATGTGGTAGAGTAGACGGAGTACATGAATAGACATATAACTGCGTTATAAAAAACGGAACACTTATAGTtttacatcattttttaaagCTGGAATGATGCATAATGTAAGGccacttttttgttttttatatcgcCATCGCATCagacaaaaaagatttatgtCTATATTTTCTCcaataagataattatcgATCATTATTTACATCAACATAAAGGCCTCTCTCACCCGAGACAAGTTGTTGAGTCCCATTTTCTGTGTATTATGTACAATCAAGTATCATTAGTGAGCATCTGGATGACAAACAGCATATtacttcaatttaaaaaatatccattataaataaaaattatatcatccATTTCATATTCATTTACTTTTAAGTACATAAATTAGTTtcaaataactaattattaaatgagaaaattataatactttgaaCACTACAATCAAATAATCTGTCGAATATATcagataaataatactttaaaggAATTCAATTTcagacttttatatataatttttttgaagattaCTCTTTCTttgagtatataaaaaaaaatcttatttcttctcctttctttcaaaatggataatttaattattcctgaTTAATATGAAAGAATGATTCTcgtaaatgtaaagaaaatattttgattaatggAGCTATATGTCCAACTATCGAAACTTCAATGATTGATAAAAGCCACTAGAATACAAATAtactgtaaaaaatgtaactgctttctctttctgttcctttctctctttataagGTATAGTGtcattagaataataataaagtataataccAATGATTCTACAATTGATGCttctcataataataaatacaatgcTCTTTTCCacgcacatttttttaaattctggaatttgcatgaaatatatattgtaatattgattcaagcaatttgcaatttcttttataatataatattttaaaaattattttcttcttttcattgttatttctttcattttttatgtatctatCTCGATACTTTATACTTCATTCGATGATTTTTACATGCAAAACATGACATTCATCTT belongs to Anoplolepis gracilipes chromosome 4, ASM4749672v1, whole genome shotgun sequence and includes:
- the LOC140665463 gene encoding uncharacterized protein; the protein is MSYAEHGPRIFLAGRPSSGVPLIYGDYVLPKKRSEGRLKLYNSCTDVRAWSPNTLESTRYFRELNEHDPAPGRVIPFNVIMENMIGLTAQAQNELRVVRRELRKYKSLKLTSEQQKYLENFDEVATVINETEEMKVEAIIRPLSQEGRGSFNANKIAALQRSDTYLSMYFHPRRFRYDGGIHNLLLTNTHVLRENLNEKPLSKNNTYLVSRVTSCDILTEARCAREYSDQTSTCIEYVDASSQVMQDVCEIGVQTDKYKNDVYDGQSNVDSSSSQYCESTESVSTSESELRINLDSEVCEKNHKGVIIQKDSEIIVLKNELGMKEDELEELRELNKHLQTLLKEEDENANILRRNFNILQEKLKIINDKRNIEVENLSVKLSSSECLVDQLKMELGRKCQVCYIQSQEIQKLRQEVKQAELLSVENESLARKVKEMEHLSKEAESCGIALEQVKNVWRERDMLQKQYREQSCTLADREDEIKRLLTLIKQMSVTADTREVEMNDVVANLKNEIQVKNEKISQCEMQLICMEREVGNLTNMLKNSLNNLDESKIAYEGICEYTKCEHDTCLDVQSALSALKAFIAELEECKLERRNRLREIDNLKAYVACYSQESVSEITNTDFDTGHGSIQPAAEDSTSTNCGDCHSSKELVNVQIQSDDIDSSAMCSEESEKVELNEVISYEEIDHALATHIKRSINKIHEISTVLQGAGDYHVQIVKEFTKQQQELQKKDLEITKLKQKVAEHMLQRGEGDCLIQEQIRKRMLEKEKVLEAVINKRDLEIERLHKDLLVLESENVDLLDMNTAQNEELRAQREQMRKLNQQIDGLQHTVNMLKEKTNDMDDMKKKLIELQMKNNDLQSKLTQANEIISKNDEIIADLECKDEKNRMALTHESIRYNAMITQQQSDIVKLQDENQSLSDQLSKVVIQLARSNDTISLVRRESDNMAVINVLQANLSNLDMDKEKLLAKVDYLSSEIASCQSSTANIENELRTLSQRNEILQTDIDTVKNTNDQLLHTHEDMIKQSLKNILDTLPGKIYEKIIRLRAEMKEDDKEIENVPEQCQNKEILEHEKEKQQTKIYTDKSCQQDGEFYTSQGTHDELVSIAQEVDCNTENAVHKLRFLEGQYENKLHEIKNLIDDVKLRDYEIKNLQECITYLLQEKNDLQTKVKCQVEEYQNKLTLLKKKYDSSLNAFHKRHNENVERLQMRFEDIMKIERNPFDAESWLQSLNLKELTELHNRINILSSHAAENTESNITHTETRNHYKSQDNSEQHKFYNKFTLHKQYTRENRLSLNRKTSKNEIISENLNTENNEEITITELYSRDFTQKHRFSDVGKKQTENIESSKPTIDRTLDWQREKFIYQCSIHHKLNNAR